One Pseudochaenichthys georgianus chromosome 4, fPseGeo1.2, whole genome shotgun sequence DNA window includes the following coding sequences:
- the lrrc8db gene encoding leucine rich repeat containing 8 VRAC subunit Db: MFTLTEVASLNDIQPTYRILKPWWDVFMDYLGIVMLMLAIFSGTMQLTRDQVVCLPILEPPPEGSGGFIQPQPPETADSLWNKQSAIGEQAAPLMAKRPPDQIPPTVPFTQSGSLGQPLPTGVRTKLDFQQYVFVNQMCYHVALPWYSKYFPYLALIHTIVLMVSSNFWFKYPKTSSKIEHFVSILGKCFESPWTTKALSETACEDSEENKQRLAGASTLLKHLSTSSEEGSPNQSAPMLTKSGVTFSAEKLVSEVPAMTILDKKDGEQAKALFEKVRKFRAHVEDSDLIYRLYAIQTVIKTVKFILILCYTMTFVASIDFNHVCEPDIKHLTGYKRFHCTHNMAFMLKKLLVSYIALICAYGIICIYTLFWLFRRPLKEYSFEKVREESSFSDIPDVKNDFAFLLHMVDQYDQLYSKRFGVFLSEVSENKLREISLNHEWTFEKLRQHVIRNPQDKLELHLFMLSGVPDAVFDLTDLEILKLELIPEAKITAKISQMTNLQELHFYHCPAKVEQTAFIFLRDHLRCLHVKFTDVAEIPSWVYLLKTLRELYLVGNLNSENNKMIGLESLRDLRHLKILHLKSNLTKIPTNITDLSPHLIKLVIHNDGTKLLVLNSLKKIMHLAELELLNCELERIPHAIFSLNNLQELDLKSNNIRTIEEIISFQHLKRLTCLKLWHNKIITVPSSISHVKNLESLYLSHNKLESLPSSLFTLLKLRYLDVSHNSVVTIPLEVGFLQNLQHFAITGNKLEVVPKQLFKCSKLRTLCLGHNCISTIPEKIGQLSQLIHLELKGNCLDRLPVQLGQCGQLRRSCLIVEDHLFDLLPIEVKESVNQEASVSFPNGCKCLSDGR, encoded by the coding sequence ATGTTCACCCTCACAGAAGTAGCCTCCCTAAATGACATCCAGCCAACGTATCGCATACTGAAACCATGGTGGGATGTCTTCATGGATTATCTGGGGATCGTCATGTTGATGTTGGCCATATTTTCTGGAACGATGCAGTTAACAAGGGACCAAGTGGTTTGTCTTCCCATTCTGGAACCACCTCCAGAGGGGTCTGGGGGCTTCATACAACCCCAACCCCCGGAGACAGCTGATAGCTTATGGAACAAACAAAGTGCCATTGGTGAGCAAGCTGCTCCTCTAATGGCTAAAAGGCCTCCTGATCAAATCCCCCCCACAGTTCCCTTCACACAGTCGGGTTCTTTGGGACAGCCTCTGCCTACAGGTGTCAGGACCAAACTGGATTTTCAGCAGTATGTTTTTGTCAATCAGATGTGCTACCATGTTGCCCTTCCTTGGTATTCCAAATATTTCCCCTACCTCGCTCTGATCCACACTATCGTATTAATGGTCAGTAGCAACTTCTGGTTCAAGTACCCAAAGACAAGTTCCAAAATAGAACATTTTGTTTCCATACTTGGAAAATGTTTTGAATCGCCTTGGACGACCAAAGCGCTGTCCGAGACAGCCTGCGAGGACTCGGAGGAGAACAAACAGAGACTGGCAGGAGCCTCTACCCTCCTGAAGCATCTGTCCACCAGCAGCGAGGAGGGGAGTCCCAACCAGTCCGCCCCAATGCTGACCAAATCTGGGGTCACGTTTTCTGCTGAAAAGCTTGTGAGTGAAGTTCCTGCCATGACCATACTGGACAAAAAAGACGGAGAGCAAGCCAAAGCCCTGTTTGAAAAAGTTCGCAAATTCCGTGCCCATGTGGAAGACAGTGATCTGATTTACAGGCTGTATGCCATTCAGACCGTCATCAAAACAGTCAAGTTCATTTTGATCCTGTGCTACACCATGACTTTTGTTGCCTCTATAGATTTCAACCATGTGTGTGAGCCTGACATTAAGCATTTGACTGGATACAAAAGGTTCCATTGTACACACAACATGGCCTTCATGTTAAAGAAACTCCTTGTTAGTTACATTGCTCTCATATGCGCCTATGGCATCATCTGTATCTACACACTGTTCTGGCTTTTTCGGCGACCACTTAAGGAGTATTCCTTTGAAAAAGTCAGAGAGGAGAGTAGCTTCAGTGACATTCCAGATGTGAAGAATGATTTTGCGTTCCTCCTCCACATGGTCGATCAGTACGACCAGCTGTACTCAAAGCGCTTTGGTGTTTTTCTCTCTGAGGTGAGTGAGAACAAACTTCGGGAGATCAGCCTGAACCACGAGTGGACCTTTGAGAAGTTGCGGCAGCATGTGATACGTAACCCTCAAGACAAGTTGGAACTCCATCTTTTTATGCTCTCTggagtgccagatgctgtgttTGATCTCACAGATTTGGAAATTCTCAAACTAGAATTAATCCCAGAGGCCAAGATAACAGCTAAGATCTCACAGATGACAAACCTCCAGGAGCTGCACTTCTATCACTGTCCAGCCAAAGTTGAGCAGACTGCTTTCATTTTTCTCCGTGATCACCTCCGGTGCCTTCATGTCAAATTCACAGACGTCGCTGAGATTCCTAGCTGGGTATACTTGTTGAAAACTTTAAGGGAACTCTACCTCGTTGGTAATCTGAACTCTGAAAACAACAAAATGATCGGACTGGAGTCTCTGCGAGACCTCAGGCACTTAAAGATTCTGCATCTCAAAAGCAACCTCACAAAGATCCCGACCAACATCACGGACCTGTCCCCGCATCTGATCAAGTTGGTCATTCATAATGATGGTACAAAGCTCTTAGTTCTTAATAGTTTGAAGAAAATAATGCATCTTGCTGAGCTGGAGCTTCTCAACTGTGAGCTGGAGAGAATACCTCACGCTATTTTCAGTTTGAACAACCTTCAGGAACTGGATCTAAAGTCCAACAACATCCGGACTATCGAGGAGATCATCAGCTTCCAGCACCTCAAGAGACTGACCTGCCTCAAGCTTTGGCACAATAAGATCATCACCGTTCCATCGTCAATTAGCCATGTCAAAAACCTTGAATCCCTTTATCTGTCACATAACAAGCTAGAGTCTCTCCCCTCATCGTTATTCACGCTCCTCAAGTTGAGGTACCTCGATGTTAGCCACAACTCCGTAGTGACAATACCACTGGAGGTTGGCTTTCTGCAGAACCTCCAACATTTTGCCATTACTGGCAACAAATTGGAAGTAGTTCCCAAGCAACTCTTCAAGTGCAGCAAACTGAGAACCTTATGTCTCGGCCACAACTGTATCTCCACCATTCCAGAGAAGATTGGCCAACTCTCGCAGCTGATCCACCTGGAGCTGAAGGGGAACTGTCTGGACCGTCTTCCGGTCCAGCTCGGTCAGTGCGGCCAGCTGCGCAGGAGCTGCCTGATCGTGGAGGATCATCTGTTTGACCTGCTCCCCATCGAGGTCAAAGAGAGCGTCAATCAGGAAGCTAGTGTTTCTTTTCCAAATGGCTGTAAGTGTCTAAGTGATGGCCGTTAG
- the lrrc8c gene encoding volume-regulated anion channel subunit LRRC8C, giving the protein MIPVMEFRQFSEQQPAFRVLKPWWDVFTDYLSVVMLMIGVFGCTLQAMQDKIICLPQRVLLPPVNTSEVEVKSLLHLQSNMSAAPREMTGLKTDLDLQQYSFINQMCYEKALHWYAKYFPYLVLIHTLIFMVCSNFWFKFPGSSSKIEHFISMLGKCFDSPWTTRALSEVSGENPEEKDKKSITLRSNIAVSPGEGSLEKTQSLRSIPEKIVVDKPSASVLDKKEGEQAKALFEKVKKFRLHVEEGDILYLMYVRQTVFKVFKFLLIIAYNSSLVNKVRNRVHCVVEIQDMTGYTNFECNHTMAHLFSKLSYCYLCLVAVYGFTSLYTSYWLFYRSLKEYSFEYVRQETGINDIPDVKNDFAFMLHMIDQYDPLYSKRFAVFLSEVSENKLKQLNLNHEWTAEKLRQRLQTNGNNRLELQLFMLPGLPDTVFELTELQSLKLEIINNVTILASISQLENLQELSLYQCSLKLHTTATSFLKENLKVLRVKFDDNRELPNWMYGLRNLEELYLTGSLSPDASKNIVLESLRDMKCLKTLSLKSNLTKIPQSIVDVSSHLLRLYFHNDGTKLVMLNNLKKMTNLIELELVRCDLERIPHAIFSLTNLQELDLKENNLRSIEEIISFQHLRKLTCLKLWYNSITYIPEHIKKLGSLERLYFCHNKIEVLPSHLFLCNKLRYLDLSNNDIRFIPPEIGVLQSLQYFSVVCNKIENLPDELFFCKKLKILKLGKNSMSILSPKVSYLALLTYLDLKCNHFEVLPQELGCCHALKRSGLIVEETLFETLPSDVRDQMKAE; this is encoded by the exons ATGATTCCTGTGATGGAATTCCGGCAGTTCTCTGAACAGCAGCCGGCGTTCAGAGTCCTGAAGCCGTGGTGGGATGTGTTCACTGACTACCTGTCCGTAGTCATGCTCATGATTGGCGTGTTTGGATGCACTCTTCAG GCAATGCAAGATAAAATCATATGCCTTCCTCAGAGAGTTTTGCTGCCTCCAGTGAACACAAGTGAAGTGGAAGTAAAGTCACTGTTACACCTGCAATCCAATATGTCTGCCGCACCGAGAGAAATGACCGGCCTGAAGACCGATCTGGATCTTCAACAGTACAGTTTCATCAATCAGATGTGTTACGAGAAGGCTCTGCATTGGTATGCCAAGTACTTTCCTTATCTGGttctcatacacacactcaTTTTCATGGTGTGTAGCAACTTCTGGTTCAAATTCCCTGGCTCCAGCTCTAAAATAGAGCATTTTATCTCCATGCTTGGCAAGTGCTTCGATTCTCCCTGGACCACGAGAGCGTTGTCGGAGGTGTCCGGAGAAAATCCTGAAGAAAAGGATAAAAAGAGCATTACTCTTAGATCCAACATCGCCGTGTCTCCTGGTGAAGGGAGCTTGGAGAAGACACAGTCCCTCAGGTCAATCCCCGAAAAGATTGTGGTTGACAAGCCATCGGCGAGtgttcttgataaaaaagagggtGAACAAGCAAAAGCTCTTTTTGAAAAGGTGAAGAAGTTCCGTTTGCATGTCGAGGAAGGAGATATCCTTTATCTTATGTACGTACGGCAGACGGTGTTCAAGGTATTCAAATTCCTCCTGATCATTGCCTACAATAGTTCTCTCGTGAATAAAGTGCGGAATAGAGTGCATTGTGTAGTCGAGATCCAGGACATGACCGGCTACACAAACTTTGAATGTAACCACACAATGGCGCATCTGTTTTCTAAGCTGTCCTACTGTTACCTGTGTTTAGTGGCCGTCTATGGATTTACAAGCCTGTACACGTCTTACTGGCTGTTTTACCGCTCACTGAAAGAATACTCTTTTGAGTATGTGCGTCAGGAAACGGGCATCAACGACATCCCAGACGTCAAGAACGACTTTGCCTTCATGCTACACATGATTGATCAATATGACCCGCTGTATTCTAAGCGATTTGCAGTTTTTCTCTCCGAGGTCAGTGAGAACAAACTGaaacagctcaacctcaaccaTGAGTGGACCGCGGAGAAACTGCGCCAGAGACTGCAGACTAACGGCAACAACAGACTTGAACTCCAGCTGTTCATGCTCCCAGGGTTACCTGACACGGTCTTTGAGTTGACGGAGCTGCAGTCACTCAAGCTCGAGATCATCAACAATGTCACCATCCTTGCCTCAATCTCTCAGCTGGAGAACCTTCAGGAGCTGTCTCTTTACCAATGCTCTTTAAAGTTGCACACGACAGCTACCTCCTTCCTCAAAGAGAACCTGAAAGTGCTTCGTGTTAAATTCGATGATAACCGGGAACTTCCAAACTGGATGTACGGCCTGCGCAACTTAGAGGAGCTCTATCTCACCGGGTCTCTGAGCCCCGACGCCTCCAAAAACATAGTTCTTGAGTCGCTGCGGGACATGAAGTGTTTGAAAACGCTCTCCCTCAAGAGTAATTTGACCAAGATACCCCAGTCTATCGTTGATGTGTCCAGCCATCTGCTTCGGCTATACTTTCACAATGATGGCACGAAGCTAGTGATGCTCAACAATTTGAAAAAGATGACCAACCTGATTGAGCTGGAGCTAGTACGTTGTGATCTGGAACGCATCCCACATGCAATCTTCAGCCTGACGAACCTGCAAGAGCTCGACCTGAAAGAGAATAACCTGCGATCAATAGAAGAGATCATCAGCTTCCAACACCTTCGAAAGCTCACTTGCCTCAAACTGTGGTACAACAGTATCACGTATATCCCAGAGCATATCAAGAAGCTTGGTAGCCTCGAGCGCCTCTACTTCTGCCACAACAAGATCGAGGTATTGCCTTCACACCTGTTTTTGTGCAACAAGCTGCGCTACCTGGACCTGTCCAACAATGACATCAGATTCATCCCTCCAGAAATTGGAGTCCTTCAGAGTctacagtatttctctgtggtCTGTAACAAAATCGAAAATCTACCAGATGAGCTCTTCTTTTGCAAAAAGCTCAAAATACTAAAGCttggtaaaaactcaatgtCCATACTCTCGCCAAAAGTTTCCTACCTGGCTCTACTGACATACTTGGACCTGAAGTGCAACCACTTTGAGGTTCTGCCACAAGAGCTCGGTTGCTGTCATGCTTTGAAGCGCAGTGGCCTTATAGTGGAAGAGACACTGTTTGAAACTCTGCCTTCTGATGTCAGGGACCAAATGAAGGCTGAGTGA